The following are from one region of the Deinococcus misasensis DSM 22328 genome:
- a CDS encoding ArsR/SmtB family transcription factor codes for MATPIPLESAPPDLLHTDGTVGILKALADPMRLKILGFIAHPPKDNCCGPEICACDLEGYTGLTQPTVSHHMKVLTQAGLVCSQKQGRWMYYTVNTHVLESAIHLLQHLKPCHAE; via the coding sequence CCTGACCTGCTTCACACCGACGGGACTGTGGGCATCTTGAAAGCCCTCGCAGACCCCATGCGCCTCAAAATTTTGGGGTTCATTGCCCATCCACCGAAAGACAACTGCTGTGGCCCAGAGATTTGCGCCTGCGACCTCGAAGGCTACACCGGACTCACCCAGCCCACCGTCAGCCACCACATGAAAGTCCTCACCCAGGCCGGACTGGTGTGCAGCCAGAAACAGGGCCGCTGGATGTACTACACCGTCAACACCCACGTCCTGGAGTCTGCCATCCACCTCCTCCAGCACCTCAAACCCTGCCATGCGGAGTGA